The window TTGCCACACCTGACCACCAAACTCACAGGAATTTGGTGAGAcgttttccctttttcttctctgctctgaGCTAACTTGGATATGGCTTTGTGCAGGCCTGGGCATGAGATTCCTTTCAGCACGCCCACCTCCAGCTGTTCTCCTTGACCCCAGAACCCTTCCACCTTCTCCCCAAAAAGGGCCAGCTGTTGTCCCAGAAGCCACCTGCCTCCTCCTTGGCCTATGAGTCACTAGTTGGGGGCCAGAGGCTTCACTGGAGGATTCCGAGGACCAAAGCAACTGGCTGGAGGCccttggggaaggagaggagacagggcagacattaaaatgaaatcaattttctataaatattttttaattaaaattgtagTTCTTATTCCGTGCAGAAGAGTCTAAGAACAACTTTGCTCCAAGTGCCAGGCAAAATGCTCAGCAGCTCTCCCAAagccagggaggggaagggaggtgagAGCAGAGAAGAGATTCGGTAACTGGTTCTTTCTACTTTTAGGGATacaaagcaaaaggagaaaggccAGGGAGCTGGTAAGGGATATTCTTGGTGACTCCCCAAGCTGAGGCTCCTGGGGCAGGGGGCTGAGCTTCTTGGGGGCCCTGAAGCTGGAATTTTTGTACTTTCCTTTGTTCTATAAAATTATGCCACCTCTCACTCCCTTTTTCCCCCTTGCAGGCCCCCTCGGCCACCAGCCATGAAACTTCAGCCAGAACCACCCACGCATTGGCCTGGGGGCCACCCGGGCAGACCGAGGAATCAGAAagcagggagaaagagagagggagagggagagactgggggcagtAGAAATCTCCAGATGGAGACTGagtggaagaagggagagagacagtctggagaagggatggaaaaGGGCAGAAACAAGAGGGTGGAGACAGAGCCCACCAGAGGAGAGAGGTCCTTAGAGGGAAAGACAAAGATACAAATCAGGGAGGAGGGAAAAGGGGTAGGAAGAAAGGACAGGGAGGGAAAAACAGAGAGGTAGCGAAGCTGAGGGGTGTGTAGCGACTCAGAAACAAAAGTCTAGGGTGTGCGGCTGCTCTGAGccccggaaaaaaaaaaaaaataccgtgAGCTCACAGCGAGGGTCCAAAGCACGGAGAGCAACTCACACTCAGCTCAGGAACACCAGCGCCCTGCCCTGTGCCGCCGCCTCATTTCGGATGCCTCAAACTTGAGGTTTAGGTGCAGTACACTCACGGTGGCCCGAGGGGCCTCACTTGGGCAATTTCCCCAAGAGAACTgtgaccccccccaccccgcccccccagaGGTTCTGACGCCATATGAAGAGAGGGCTAGGGTTAGGAGAGTGTGTCCCAGGGTACCATCCCCAGGCCTCCTAGCTCTCCCAGATTTCTGACTGCAAAATCTACATGGGTCACCATTGTGTTAGTGtagtgggatggggtgagggtgggggcggtggagagatctctgcaagaattAATATCTATTTTATTCTCTTGCTCCTTCAAAGTTTCTCTTTTACCGCCAAGCGACTTCTTGACAGTCAGAAGAAAGGCAAATCTTTCCTCTTCGGGACCCTGTGATTGCACAAATCCAACATACTGCTGCCAGGGAGATGTGGCTGGAAAACTCTAGAAGCTGGAAGCGTTTTCATTAGGCAGGAACTCCAGGGTGTCCAGAGACAAATTCCTAAATAAACCTGGAAACATCAAagtgggagacagaggagagagggacTGAAGGTTGGATACAATTGGGACAGAGGGCCGGAGAGTGAGACCCTCATGGAAGCCGAACATcgtggcaggctcctctgtctgaaaACCTTGTCCCAGGCGCTCAGGGTACCAGCTGTAGGGCCCGGCACCCGCGGGGCAGCCACCCTCTGCCTCAGACTTATCACTTGCTgagtcttttctcttctttttttttttaatccttcaaatACAAGACAAAAATACACCTCATTTATCatcatagatatatatatttcactcTCACCACATAAATACAAAACATCCAAATATCCAAAACATTCAAAACAGTTAGTAGTCAGGATTCAGTAACACCTACCCGCGTGTGAATCGTTCATTATTTTCTTCACTatttgcctaaaaaaaaaaaaagacagaaaaaggaaaaaaaaaaaagaaagaaagaaaaaggaaaacggGGGAAAGCTTCCGACGTAAATAATTTAcaataaaattactatttttaaaatgctctgcGCTCACTTCGGATGGACGAATACATTCTTAGACGCTGCAGCACCCGCCGTCTGGGTCTGTGGTTTTGGTCAGAAAATGCGTGGCCGTGGCCATGGGGATGGGCGTCGTTGCGGGGGAAGGGGTGAGGCCGCGACCGAGTGGAGGTCCGGGTTTCTCACTTGGAACCGTGGAAActctgtttctgttgttgttttatagggaaggaggtgggaaaggATGCTTTTCCTAACCACGCAGGGAACTGATCCGGATACGGAGACTACCGACAGAGGAGGCCGGTCGCCCTGTCCGCGGCTGCCATTCGGACGTTTCCAGAGTGCTGAAGGGTTTTGTGAAtccggggggtgggggagagggatggGCACTGATTTGTTTCCAAACCTAGCAATGCTGCCCGGAGCCACGGATCCGGGAGACGGTGGGGAGGAGCGGCCGGGAGCTGCCCTACTCTCTCCCGGAGGAGCGTGATGCCGTCGGTTATCTCCCGCAGCAGCCTCGGAGAAGATCCTGAATTTTCTATCATTCGCGGCATaggcatttcttttgcttttttcccttttcaattcCTGTTTAAAGTCGTAACACCCGAATCTTTAATTTTGCATTGCCCTGGATGCATTTTCTATCCTGAATTTTCTTACCGCTTCCTAACTCCATCgttatgagttttttaaaaactgcttccaCTCCACTCGGTTCTGTATGGTAATTACTCTCCTTTTATTGCTGATTAGATCAAACGTATTACCACAGTCGCCTATCATGATGTTTGGTTTATTGTCTCCTGGGATCGGGGTTGGTGGTGATGGGAGTTTTTCTAAAAGGGGAGAAGATTCGGCACGATTTGTCCAGCCAGGAAGCTGAGTGTGCGCCGGCTCTCCCGAAATGTCCGCAAAGTGGGGTCCAGCGGCTTCCAAAAGCCCTGGTTTCTCTGGCGAGAGGAAGGAGCCTCCTCCTTTTTGGTCTAACGAAACCTGTCAGCCTTTTCAGCTGGGGTCTGCGTGCAGCTTCCCTTTTTCAAATATTCATAAGCATAATGAACGGCAGCAGCGGCTCAATCTAAAGCAGATGTCCTGTGCTTTGGACTTAGAACCAGTCTTTCCCTCCAGGGCCAGGCACTGGTTGGGGCATCAGGTTggttccccccccacccccaccccccgcaattCTTTGGATTCTCCTGGATGCAGAAGGAAGTTGGCGCCGGAGGGTGGGTGTGGGACGACACAGAggagggggcggagggggggAGAGTAGCCCAAATGGCAGAAACTGGTGCGGAAGGAGAGCTGTCAGAGGCCTCTTGGGAGCCGGGTGCCCAGCTCAGGAGCCCCGGCGTCTAATGCGCGTGAGTCCATAAATATCACCACAATAGatactataaatataaatacagggAAACACTTCAAATCAGTCCAGCGCTTTTTTCTCCGCCCCTTCTTTATTGTTGGTCCGGGAGTAAGGTTCGAAGGCCGAGGAGCTCAGGTATCGGGCGGAGAGTTCTTGTAAATTCCCGGCCAGCGAACCGGCCATTGTCAACGGGGCGGAGGAAAGACGGCTGGCGACGGAGCCGAGCAGCGAGGGCACGGGCAGGCTGAAGAGGCCGTGGCTGGCGGCCGGTGCGCCCGCGTGCAGTCCCCCGGGCCCGGTGGGCCCCGGGCCCGGAGCGCCGCCCACGGCTGGCGGGTGCGGGGATGCGGCGCCGGCAGGACccggggcggcggcggctgcggcggcggccGAGCCCGCGGCGGCGCCCGTGCCCAGGGCCGGCAGACTGGGCCCGCGGAGCGCGGAGCCGAGCGCGCCTGTGGCGCAGGGCGGCAGGAGCGCTGGCAGGCCTGGCGGCGACAGCAGGCGGCCCTGCTCCAGCAGCCGGAGCACGCTGCACGTGGCCGCGGTCTCTGACACCACCGAGCGCAGCTCCGAGTCTTTGCCCTGGTCCTTCTTCTGCTTCGTGCGCCGGTTCTGGAACCAGACCTTCACCTGCGCGTCGGCCCcggggagggtgggagagagggaaaCGAGCGTCAAGGGGAGCAAGCTCCCGGGGCACAAAGGCTCCGGGGAGGGGGGCTTCCCCCAACTCCAGCCAAACCCCCGATCCCAACCCCAAGCTGGAGCCGGGGAAGTCGGGCCCGGGAGCAGCGGGGCAAGGGCGGCGGGAGTCGGGGGACTGGGGGGACAAGGGCCGCCAAGAGGGAAACACAGCTGCCATAGGCTGCGCTTCCGGGTGGGTCATGGAAGCAGGCCTAGCCCGACCCCGGTTacaaacaacaaagaaataaaaatgcccaTGACCCTAACTGGGAAGATCAGAAGTTACTTCACTGGGCCACCGCACTACTCGCAGGGGGACTGTGGATCATCGCTGCGTAAAGGCCCGTTTTTCCAGGAGAAGGTGTAAGGCCTAAAGGGAAGTAGGAAGTGAGCGTGAATGGGAAGGAGTATTGCCCTGCCTTTCAGGACCCAAACCCCTGGCCATAA is drawn from Bos indicus isolate NIAB-ARS_2022 breed Sahiwal x Tharparkar chromosome 26, NIAB-ARS_B.indTharparkar_mat_pri_1.0, whole genome shotgun sequence and contains these coding sequences:
- the VAX1 gene encoding ventral anterior homeobox 1, producing the protein MFGKPDKMDVRCHSDTEAARVSKNAHKESRESKGAEGNLPAAFLKEPQGAFSASGAPEDCNKSKGNSAADPDYCRRILVRDAKGSIREIILPKGLDLDRPKRTRTSFTAEQLYRLEMEFQRCQYVVGRERTELARQLNLSETQVKVWFQNRRTKQKKDQGKDSELRSVVSETAATCSVLRLLEQGRLLSPPGLPALLPPCATGALGSALRGPSLPALGTGAAAGSAAAAAAAAPGPAGAASPHPPAVGGAPGPGPTGPGGLHAGAPAASHGLFSLPVPSLLGSVASRLSSAPLTMAGSLAGNLQELSARYLSSSAFEPYSRTNNKEGAEKKALD